A DNA window from Engraulis encrasicolus isolate BLACKSEA-1 chromosome 3, IST_EnEncr_1.0, whole genome shotgun sequence contains the following coding sequences:
- the paxx gene encoding protein PAXX — translation MDQSGSFTKQFYFTVSDKTDGSKYLCYTHDCAGVLTIGVTDAEDVWRTKMTDEIKTQLLKHYSLTSVEDCIVKLRSSCGTGNASVSVEVDQVILRLGPSQKDMSLTLSKLPEDDGKGELKHLLFRMADSLSHCQTTEGAKSLYSPGKSSHEFAPRKHPLRRNGAPTGAPKRFAGDSLINPGTRSKKPATGVAFDDADDM, via the exons ATGGACCAAAGCGGATCTTTTACAAAACAGTTTTATTTCACTGTGTCAGATAAAACAGATGGATCAAAGTATTTATGCTACACTCACGATTGCGCTGGTGTTTTAACCATAGG GGTGACGGACGCTGAAGATGTGTGGAGAACAAAGATGACTGATGAGATAAAGACCCAACTG CTGAAACACTATTCTTTGACGTCAGTTGAGGACTGCATTGTGAAATTGAG ATCCTCCTGTGGCACTGGCAATGCCTCTGTGTCCGTGGAGGTGGACCAGGTGATTCTCCGACTTGGGCCTTCGCAGAAAGACATGAGCTTGACCCTGTCCAAACTCCCAGAGGATGATGGGAAGGGGGAGCTGAAGCACCTGCTCTTCAGAATGGCCGACAGCCTGAGCCACTGCCAGACCACGGAAG gagccAAGTCATTGTACAGTCCTGGGAAGAGTAGTCAtg AATTTGCACCTCGAAAGCATCCCCTTCGGCGTAACGGTGCTCCGACTGGGGCCCCCAAACGTTTTGCTGGAGACTCCTTGATCAATCCAGGAACTAGAAG CAAAAAACCTGCAACTGGTGTGGCCTTTGATGACGCTGATGACATGTGA